The following are from one region of the Nocardia terpenica genome:
- a CDS encoding PPOX class F420-dependent oxidoreductase has product MELDVALNFARSHPRSVLTTIRKNGRPQLSNVTHWVADDGVIRISITADRAKYFNLRREPWAALHITRDDFYAYAVLEGEAELSPIAADPDDATVEELIAYYRAISGEHPDWADYRAAMVRDRRVLARIRPNHAYGMLN; this is encoded by the coding sequence ATGGAACTCGATGTCGCGTTGAACTTCGCGCGGTCGCACCCCCGGTCGGTGCTGACGACGATCCGCAAGAACGGGCGGCCGCAGCTGTCGAATGTGACGCACTGGGTGGCCGACGACGGGGTGATCCGGATTTCGATCACCGCCGACCGGGCCAAGTACTTCAATCTGCGCCGGGAGCCGTGGGCGGCACTGCACATCACCCGCGACGACTTCTACGCCTACGCGGTGCTCGAGGGCGAGGCGGAACTGTCCCCGATCGCCGCCGACCCCGACGACGCCACGGTCGAGGAGCTCATCGCCTACTACCGCGCCATCAGCGGCGAACACCCCGACTGGGCCGACTACCGCGCCGCCATGGTCCGCGACCGCCGCGTCCTGGCCCGCATCAGGCCGAACCACGCCTACGGAATGCTGAATTAG
- the ligA gene encoding NAD-dependent DNA ligase LigA produces MSEPGIEIPPATADERTQWQRLAEEVREHQFRYYVRDAPVISDGEFDALFQQLLALEEAHPDLRTPDSPTQQVGGGFATEFAPADHLERMLSLDNVFDEDELRTWVSRVEAEAGSDLHYVCEVKIDGVALNLVYENGRLTRAATRGDGRTGEDVTLNARTIADIPERLTEHTEFPVPPLLEVRGEVYFRLEDFENLNAAIVAEGKAPYANPRNTAAGSLRQKDPAVTARRRLRMICHGFGRMEGFTPASQYEAYRALAAWGLPVSAHTVRVQGADAVIERVRYWGEHRHDIEHEIDGQVIKVDEFVLQRRLGATSRAPRWAIAYKYPPEEATTKLLDIQVNVGRTGRVTPFAVMEPVTVAGSTVAMATLHNAAEVKRKGVLIGDTVTIRKAGDVIPEVLGPIVDVRDGAEREFVMPTHCPECGTALAFEKEGDADIRCPNQQHCPAQLRERVFHVAGRGAFDIEALGYEAAIDLLRSGAIGDEGDLFDLDEDKLLTTTLFANKDGSLSANGKRLLQNLESAKDRPLWRVLVALSIRHVGPTAARALASEFGSMERIEAASGEELAAADGVGPTIAAAVEEWFTVDWHRAIVAKWEAAGVSMEDERDASIARNLEGLSIVVTGSLQGFSRDEAKEAILVRGGKAAGSVSKKTAFVVIGDSPGSKAAKAEELGVPILDEDGFRTLLAEGPEAVTPAAEDAEE; encoded by the coding sequence GTGAGCGAACCCGGTATCGAGATCCCCCCGGCCACCGCCGACGAACGAACGCAGTGGCAGCGCCTGGCGGAAGAGGTGCGCGAGCATCAGTTCCGCTACTACGTGCGGGACGCACCGGTCATCTCCGACGGCGAATTCGACGCGCTGTTCCAGCAACTGCTCGCGCTCGAGGAGGCCCACCCCGACCTGCGCACCCCGGATTCACCCACCCAGCAGGTCGGCGGCGGTTTCGCCACGGAATTCGCCCCCGCCGACCATCTCGAGCGCATGCTGTCGCTGGACAACGTCTTCGACGAGGACGAACTGCGCACCTGGGTGAGCCGGGTCGAGGCCGAGGCCGGGTCGGACCTGCACTACGTGTGCGAGGTCAAGATCGACGGCGTCGCGCTCAACCTGGTGTACGAGAACGGGCGGCTGACCCGCGCCGCCACCCGCGGCGACGGCCGCACCGGCGAGGACGTCACCCTCAACGCCCGCACCATCGCCGACATCCCGGAGCGACTCACCGAGCACACCGAATTCCCCGTCCCACCGCTGCTCGAGGTGCGCGGCGAGGTCTACTTCCGGCTCGAGGACTTCGAGAACCTCAATGCCGCCATCGTCGCGGAAGGCAAGGCGCCCTACGCCAATCCGCGCAATACCGCCGCCGGATCGCTGCGCCAGAAGGACCCGGCCGTCACCGCGCGCCGCCGCCTGCGCATGATCTGCCACGGCTTCGGCCGCATGGAGGGCTTCACCCCCGCCTCGCAGTACGAGGCGTATCGCGCGCTGGCCGCCTGGGGGCTGCCGGTATCCGCGCACACCGTGCGCGTGCAGGGCGCGGACGCGGTGATCGAGCGGGTCCGCTACTGGGGCGAGCACCGCCACGACATCGAGCACGAGATCGACGGCCAGGTGATCAAGGTCGACGAGTTCGTGCTGCAGCGCCGCCTCGGCGCCACCTCCCGCGCGCCGCGCTGGGCCATCGCCTACAAGTACCCGCCCGAGGAGGCCACCACCAAACTGCTCGACATCCAGGTGAATGTCGGGCGCACCGGCCGGGTCACCCCGTTCGCTGTGATGGAACCGGTCACCGTCGCGGGATCGACCGTCGCCATGGCCACCCTGCACAATGCGGCCGAGGTCAAGCGCAAGGGCGTGCTCATCGGCGACACCGTCACCATCCGCAAGGCCGGCGACGTCATTCCCGAGGTGCTCGGCCCGATCGTCGACGTGCGTGACGGCGCCGAGCGGGAATTCGTCATGCCCACCCACTGCCCGGAGTGCGGCACCGCGCTCGCCTTCGAGAAGGAGGGCGACGCCGACATCCGCTGCCCCAACCAGCAGCACTGCCCGGCGCAGTTGCGGGAGCGGGTCTTCCACGTCGCGGGGCGCGGCGCGTTCGATATCGAGGCGCTCGGCTACGAGGCCGCGATCGACCTGCTCAGGTCCGGCGCCATCGGCGACGAGGGCGACCTGTTCGACCTCGACGAGGACAAGCTGCTCACCACCACGCTGTTCGCCAACAAGGACGGCAGCCTGTCCGCCAACGGCAAGCGGCTGTTGCAGAATCTCGAGTCCGCCAAGGACCGGCCGCTGTGGCGGGTGCTGGTGGCGCTGTCCATCCGGCACGTCGGGCCGACGGCCGCGCGGGCGCTGGCCTCGGAGTTCGGCAGCATGGAGCGCATCGAGGCCGCCTCCGGCGAGGAACTGGCCGCCGCCGACGGCGTCGGCCCGACCATCGCCGCCGCGGTCGAGGAGTGGTTCACCGTCGACTGGCATCGCGCCATCGTGGCGAAGTGGGAGGCGGCCGGGGTCAGCATGGAGGACGAGCGCGACGCCTCCATCGCCCGCAATCTCGAGGGTCTGTCCATCGTGGTCACCGGCTCGCTGCAGGGCTTCTCGCGCGACGAGGCCAAGGAGGCCATCCTCGTCCGCGGCGGCAAGGCGGCCGGTTCGGTCTCGAAGAAGACCGCCTTCGTGGTCATCGGCGATTCCCCCGGCTCCAAGGCCGCCAAGGCCGAGGAACTGGGCGTGCCCATCCTCGACGAGGACGGCTTCCGCACGCTCCTCGCGGAGGGTCCGGAGGCGGTGACGCCCGCCGCGGAGGACGCGGAGGAATAG
- a CDS encoding GNAT family N-acetyltransferase codes for MSEDFEIRPARPEEYPAIGALTVDVYVGDGYIHPESPYVPELSDTESRARVAEIMVAVRGGIVLGSLTVARPGTPYANVAGPDEIEFRMLAVAKRARGSGVGTALVRTVIRTARAEGFAAVALTTMPPMVDARRMYERLGFVHVPERDWVASSGTVLTVMRLDLA; via the coding sequence GTGAGTGAGGATTTCGAGATCCGCCCGGCCCGGCCCGAGGAGTACCCCGCGATCGGCGCGCTGACCGTCGACGTCTACGTCGGCGACGGGTACATCCACCCGGAAAGCCCCTATGTGCCCGAGCTTTCCGATACCGAGTCCCGTGCGCGCGTCGCCGAGATCATGGTGGCCGTGCGGGGCGGGATCGTGCTGGGCTCGCTGACGGTGGCGCGGCCGGGCACGCCGTACGCGAATGTCGCGGGCCCCGACGAGATCGAGTTCCGCATGCTCGCCGTGGCGAAGCGGGCGCGCGGCAGCGGTGTCGGAACGGCCTTGGTGCGCACGGTGATTCGGACGGCCCGCGCGGAGGGATTCGCGGCGGTCGCGCTGACCACCATGCCGCCCATGGTCGATGCCCGCCGGATGTACGAGCGGCTGGGCTTCGTCCATGTGCCGGAACGGGATTGGGTGGCGTCCTCAGGGACCGTGCTGACGGTGATGCGGCTGGATCTGGCCTAG
- a CDS encoding amino acid-binding protein: MSFLLRVQLPDRPGSLGSLALALGSVGADILSLDVVERGAGYAIDDIVVEVATGALPDTLITAAESLGDVRVDSLRPYSGVLDTHRELELIDQVASARDDRLQVLVDGAPRVLRVGWSTIIDMGPQGAFRLVGSGSAPETQAGSAPWMPLEKPAVLDGEAAWVPQIWKDMDTKLAAAPLGNTGKVLLLGRPGGPDFRPSEVARLGYLAGIIATVLN; this comes from the coding sequence GTGTCATTTCTGCTTCGCGTGCAACTTCCGGATCGCCCAGGAAGTCTCGGATCTCTCGCGCTCGCACTGGGCTCCGTCGGCGCCGACATCCTCTCGCTCGATGTCGTCGAACGCGGCGCCGGATACGCGATCGACGACATCGTGGTGGAGGTGGCGACCGGCGCGCTGCCCGACACGCTCATCACCGCGGCCGAATCCCTGGGGGACGTGCGGGTGGACTCGCTGCGCCCCTACTCCGGCGTGCTGGACACCCATCGCGAGCTGGAACTGATCGACCAGGTGGCCAGCGCCCGCGACGACCGATTACAGGTGCTGGTCGACGGCGCGCCGCGGGTGCTGCGCGTCGGCTGGAGCACGATCATCGATATGGGTCCACAGGGCGCCTTCCGGCTGGTCGGCAGCGGCAGCGCGCCCGAGACCCAGGCGGGCTCGGCGCCGTGGATGCCGCTGGAGAAACCGGCGGTCCTCGACGGCGAGGCCGCCTGGGTCCCCCAGATCTGGAAGGACATGGACACCAAACTGGCCGCCGCGCCGCTCGGCAATACCGGCAAGGTGCTGCTGCTCGGCCGCCCCGGCGGGCCGGACTTCCGCCCGTCCGAGGTGGCGCGGCTGGGGTATCTGGCGGGCATCATCGCCACGGTCCTGAACTGA
- the gatC gene encoding Asp-tRNA(Asn)/Glu-tRNA(Gln) amidotransferase subunit GatC translates to MPAISRDEVAHLARLSRLALTEEELDRYAGQLDSILSHVQVITQVTADVPATASPNPTVNVTRPDVSEPCLTPEQALSGAPAVEEQRFVVPQILGEAE, encoded by the coding sequence GTGCCCGCCATCTCCCGTGACGAGGTCGCACACCTCGCCCGGTTGTCCAGGCTCGCCCTGACCGAAGAAGAGCTCGACCGCTATGCCGGTCAGCTGGATTCGATCCTGAGCCATGTGCAGGTCATCACGCAGGTCACTGCCGATGTCCCGGCCACCGCCTCGCCGAATCCGACCGTCAACGTCACCCGCCCGGACGTGAGCGAGCCGTGCCTGACCCCGGAGCAGGCGCTCTCGGGGGCGCCGGCCGTCGAGGAGCAGCGGTTCGTGGTTCCGCAGATTCTGGGAGAGGCCGAATGA